In Homalodisca vitripennis isolate AUS2020 unplaced genomic scaffold, UT_GWSS_2.1 ScUCBcl_3027;HRSCAF=8273, whole genome shotgun sequence, the genomic stretch TCCTTTCTACTGATGACCTGGAGAAGGGTGTAACAAATAGAAAAGAAGATACggagaaaacaaaaattaactggtTCAGTTTTAGAGAGATTGATGTACGTAAAAGTGACCCTCTTTCATTCTTTTTCAAAAGTAATTTCGACGAGGCACAGCATCGAGAGGTATCAATTAGAAAGAAAACTGTAGGCAGGCAAAACTCCCCCGAGGACATGTTTCAGGGGCCTTTACCAGAACTCTGGCCAAATGATAGACCATtatcagtgttaaaaataaaaacatcaaatcgATAATGAATTTGATACCTTCTGACGCGAAGGCCTTTTACAAACCTTTCTATGCAAGTCAAGATATTGTAGATGATCGACGGATACAACGCCAACCTCGAATTCGCAGTAAAAATTCTATACTAAACAACAATTAGATGTAAAAAGTGctgatttacaaaacaaatatattaccagtttttacaaattttcgttttattatacCACTTGAGAGCACCTAGGTGATActaaaaacttcaatttttttagtacaatatataatttattttgaacgaTTTGCTCTCAGATATTACCTATAACCACTATTTCGATCGGTATTAATTATTTACGAAAAGTCTGCATAGTAAAAAATGGATTCAAGTTGTGAACATACAAGATATGTAatttactctgtccctatctactacccGACTGTCGCAgatcactttatttaataagaggTTCTGAGAATATATTAAGGCTATTATGAATAGTGATGGTCGTTACAGAACGTAATAGGATTTAATAACACTATTACCACGTAGTAGTAGCCGTCACCGTTGTAATAGGTTACAACAAACACCCTATTATTTTTGTCACGTAAACATAACAGTTACTTAGTAAACGGCTATCTGAGAAACAGTCTGGATCTGTCACTTCTACCCATCACCCTATTACAAAAACTACGAGTAATACGGAACGAACGGTGTGTCACTGACACTGGATTCGTTACGTTACCGCTGTCACTATATTTGAGTTTTGTCACGTCATTCACACGTGATTCACAGACCATTCGTGTCGTGTTATGACACGAAAACTTCAATGCACTTGCGTTCTGACTCTGAGGGCTACTATCGTGTTTGTGCATTTCAAGTTGGTTATTGACAGTTCTAAccgtattaatagtttaatagtagTGTTTTGGACTTTTTCCactagttttatacattaataaaattgtgtttaatagttTCACTCAGTTTTTGTagttaatatctttaattttgtgtGACTGGTGTGTGAAACAAAATGAACAGAAAACAGAAGACTAGTTATTTGTGGTCTTACTTCACAACTACGGATCCCGTAAGTAAAATTGCTAGGTGCGATTTATGTGGTCAATTGGcaagttttaaaactacagtTTCTAACCTTAGAAAGCATTTAGAAAGAAAACATACCACTGTTGCTTTGCCACCGCCAGGAGGGAAACACTTACCGGTATCAAATGTGGTTGAACCCCTTGCTGTTCCTTCTTTGGCCTCTACTTTAAACAGGACTACATCGAACACCAACATTGCCATGCAGAATGTAAATTCTGACAACATTGCCACTAATAGTTCAATGTGTAATATTGTACCAAATAACCAACCAAGCATTAGGTCCTTCATACCTCAGCAGAAAAAAATTAGTGAAACCCAAAAGAAGAAACTAGACAAGCTCCTCTTAAATGTGTTTGTTCAAGATTACCAACCCTTTTCAGTAGTAGAGGACGAAGGTTTTAAAAAGTTCGTCAATGGTCTAAATCCAAACTATGTTCTGCCAAACAGAAAAACCATTTCATCTTCTATGATACCAGCAGAATATGAGATGTGTTTGAATGCTGTTCGACAAGAAATGCTAACAGTATCAAATGTTACTTTGACAACTGACACTTGGACCTCTTCAAACACAGAGAGTTATATGGCTCTAACTTCCCACCACATTTCTAacgattttgaattaaaatcaattttacttgaGTGTTCTGTCATCAGATCTTCTCATACAAGTGTAAACTTGGCGGTAGAAAtagacaaaattgtaaaaaaatttcaccTTGAAGGCAAAATCATGATCATTGTCTCTGACAATGCCAGTAATATTGTAGGGGCTATAACTaatgaactaaaactaaaacacttcGGATGTTTCGcccatacaattaatttaattttgcaggaTGCATTGAAGGTTTGTCAGAGCTTAACAGATCGCATAAAAGCTATAGTTTCTCATTTTAAAAAGAAGCACTAGTGCTACAGAGAAGCTAAGGGAAGTACAGAAAAATTTGGGACTGGAACCCAAAAAAACTAGTTCTACAAGTAGCTACAAGATGGAACTCAACATTTTATATGTTGCAAAGAATTTCAGAGTTGAAGGATGCTGTTAAAACGACAGTGGCTtttaatcaataaagaaattcCAGTGCTCACCGAAGATGAATGGAAGACTTGCTCCGAATTGGTAATGGTTCTGGAACCATTTGAAGAAGTAACCAGAAATATCTCTGGGGAAAATTACCTTACAGCTAGCCAAGTGATTGGATTTATCAATGGACTAGTTTCTGTCTGCAATAAAATGAGAAAAGAAACCCTAAGCGAAGTCTCCAAACGTGTAGTTGATGAATTGCTCAAAGGACTAAAAACCAGATTTTCTAACATTGAAAACAGCAAGACTATAGCTTTGGCGACGTTGTTAGATCCACGTTTCAAGCTTGCAGTATTTTCAGATGAAAAATCAGCTGGATCcataaaaacctactgcactgagctCATGTCAGCCATATGGAGCAAGAAGACAAGCACTTCTGTGACGTCTGTCAGTGGAAGTCAGGAAAAAGACGATGGAAATCAGCCTCTTACAAAACAGGCAAAGTTTTCTATCTGGGCAGACCTTGATAAGATGATAGCATCCAAGAAACCGTCAGgtacgttaaaatatattaatctgtaaaccatattaaattgggtttaaaaaacactttattatccacttaaaataattgtattttcaggGTTAAAGGCATCTGCTGTCATATTCAATTACGtgttaaaacactttattatccacttacaataattcattgtattttcaGGTTCAAAGACATCTGCTGCAATTGTTGAAATGAACCGTTATTTAGACGAGGAATGCATCGGACGCTCAGAAAACCCACTACTGTGGTGGAaacaaaatgaagttttttacCCTCTGTTgtcacaagttgtaaaaaaaacatttttgtgcagTGGCAACATCGGTCCCCTGTGAGAGATTATTCTCAAAAGCAGGATACATAATTACAGAACGACGTACCAGATTATCAGGGAAACGATGTGAACAACTGTTGTTTTTAAATGCTAACAGATATTTAGtgcaataagtttttttagttgttcttagtttagttttcttattatatgTCAGGCAAACTGTGTTAAGAGCTGTTGTTTTATAATGCCGACATATTTTTAGTACaagtttttttagttgtatatttttacttgcatattgtagttgtaatatactttgtatattttttcaatacgtTGTATCtcataaattacattctaaaaggTATTGGCTTATCAACTTTATAGCCCTGGTTTAAGACTTAATAGTAACTtaacttaagtaaattttaaatgacacacTAGTTCATAAGCAATTTAGAATTAcgaataataatatgttttagtattgCAACTCTAAcctgttaatttcaaaaattaagttgaaTTATCAGTGTTTGCGGTGACGGGTGTTTGCTGAAGTTACGAGAGCTACGGCTGTAACGTAACTGTCACCATTAAATAATATGGTGACAGTGACAGACCGGCCGAGCGCGAGCGGAGCCACAGCGCCAGGCGGAGCCGGAGCTGTCCCGTAATAGGTGACAAAAATAATAGGCTACTGGAACCTATTACGGCTCCGTCACGTAACGTTGGAACCTATTACGTCAAAGTAACCGTAATTTCCATCACTAATTATGAATCGTTCAACAACTATCACGCtttaaaaatcagaaaagaataatcagaaaaataattataattattgaaacggTGTTTGACACAGCGTAAGGTACgatgttacgtaccgtacagaactCACCAGGCTCTATCTACTACACACAGTGAATCAAAAATTTCACTTTAAGTACGTTTTGTCGTttaaccgatggagatagagcaaaaagtccctagaccttttttgtagatcacgttaTTTGCTAATTTTCGGGTCAATCAGATTTAAGATACGACCAAccgttcgcccgctatcgggctagaaaaattattttaagtgaaaaaatctctggaatgtcaattATTCTAGCGTTTTATtacttaaccatggaagatagagcaacgttttttgtagttcacttaattcctgactaacgatttttcgtcagatccgagctagctccaatgGTTTAACTGTTCTCGGGCAtacaagggtaaaaaatgcgcgttatttaactttgaatataCGATATAAATAACCGTGGTCTACAATGTAATTGAAAATGCTGTTGGGGCACACCATTGATGTCACTGAAAATTCACTGGATCTCTCGAGGAGATGATTCAGTTCCCTTTCATGGCTATCTGTGACCTATAACActctttttgtaataatttcgtACGACAGTTTTCCAATTGAAGAGTCAGGGGGAAAAACCCCTTTAGTCCAAAAATTTGGAAATTCAGGTTTTTATGCATTATTGTAGTTCAATTCCGTCTCTATTGACCCCGCAAAACAAAAGGGATAAAAAACGCTACCgatatacagtaatttataaaaaaaactaatggcACTAAGGGGGGAAAACGCTTTCAGTCATAGCGCGCAGTGGGGAAAAACGCTCAGGGCCCAGTTTGTATAGTGGGGAGGCCAATGAGTCACGTTGCTATGCACCTGTCCCGTCGCGCCACACGACTCTTTGTGCTGTTGTTTACCAGTTGAATCTATGTTAGTGGTTAGTGGTGTTCTTTGAAGTAACAACGTGGTGTGATGAATAGTGATTCGGAGTGTGAGTTCAGTGCTATTGGAGATTCGGACGAAGTTACATCAAAAACAACTCAGAAAAGAGGAAAGCATGGCCGTACGAGCGATCTAATGAAAAAATAAGAGTTAATAGTTATGTTACTAGTGAGGATTGTAGGTGTACTAGGctcaaatttttttgaaaacgtGCCTCTAGGTGAGAGACGAagagtaataaaagtatttaacccTGGAACGGTAAGCATTCGTAAATTCTATGAAGCGCCCCAGTTATTTCGCTACATTTTTCCCACATCGATGTTGGCAGACCTGTCCTGCCAGCTAATCTTCCGTCCACTATGGCCAAGGTCAGTGTCACCGCCGCCGCCGTGAACTACCCAGTCGTAATATTTACCGTTATTCTTTTTCAACTGTACCGATTAgttgttgttttagtttttttgctgTTGTAaagtagttataattttttaggtaTCGTATGAATGGTGCAGTAGATTTATAAGTGTAAATATGGGTTTACttctattttgaaataaatttagttgaCATATTGTGTTTTTTGGCAATGGctcgttttttattttatttttttattattatttataagggcataaaacacggaggttatcaatgcccgtagcgttaacggacacctacactttaaaatatggtgtcacgttatcagtacaaagaatagacagcggatcgctgtgtcaaagaaaattatcacattaagacaataagataaacaacagcagtgaacagaggactaaaactaaataacaaaaataaccgagaggctgtaaaggggcccaatagttaaaatatgtcaggtaaataataacgataataaatataacaacaatctaatgctaaaaccaggtgagttagtgaaggtaaggttgtaaagggacccacccccacaaataacaataacaaataaatagaaggacaagTTTATATAACTTAACAGGTACTCGCTCAGATCAAATCTTTGAGATAAGACTCGTTCTTcttaagaattaaaaaagttttacaatgacTGATTCGTCATCCCCCAACAGATCGAATAGACTTGCTGTGAGTTGACAAGATCGTCTTAGCATTGCATAATCACGGCATTCGACCAAAATATGCTCGACACTCAGAGCCACTCCACAACGCGCACACTCCGGGGATTCCCGCGGCTCATGAGGTACCCGTGAGTCAGCAGCGTGTGACCGATTCGCAACCAACACAACACTACTTCCTCTCTGCGGTTCTCGCGGATGGCTGTCCCCCAGGGAGCTACTGTGTGTTTTATGGCTCTCAGTTTGTTGCACACCGTCCGAGACTAAGAGTCACCCCAAACTCGTCTTAACTTCTCCTTCACCATTGGCTTTAGGTCTGACCCTGTTACCATAGCAGTAAAAGGAGGAAGCTCATGAGCACACCCAGCAGCCCATGAGCCCCACTTGGTCCCAGTAAGAACTCGAAGCATATTTAGCCTTTGAAAACATTTTGCCTTGAGGGATTTTAAGTGAGGGATCCATGTAAGTCGGGAATCAAATGTAAGACCCAAGAATCTCACATTCCGACTTGATGTTATTCGGGATCTGTTCAAGTGACGGTTCTAAATAGTTTCTTAGTCTGGAGAATGTTATACATTGGGTTTTGGAAGTAGAGAACGAAAATCCCGTCCGCATACTCCATTCCTCCAGTCGCTTTATGGTTAGCTGTAGGGAACGCTCCGCAGTAGCAAGTCTTCTTGCAGAGACGTAAACGGCGAAGTCGTCCACAAACAGAGAACAGCGTACAGGACGGCAGACACAAGCCGTTATGCCGTTTATGGCGACGGCGAATAACGTGCAGCTCAAAACGCTTCCCTGTGGTACCCCGTTCTCCAGATTGGTTGTGCTGGATAGGTTTGTCCCTAGTCTAACCTGAAATGTACGGTCAGACATGAACCCCTGAATGAAAGCCAGCATATTACCACTCACTCCTCATGCCTGGAAAGTGTTAATGATGCCTCTCCGCCACGCTGTGTCATATGCCTTTTCCAGGTCAAAAAAGACAGCGACTACTTGCTTTCGCTCAAGGAATGCGTCACGTATGGTTGTCTCAAGGGAAACCATGAGGTCCAACGTCGATCGTCCTTGGCGAAAGCCGCATTGCTCTCTCGAAAGGAGATTGTTCTTTTCGAGGAACCAGATTAACCTACGGTTTACCATCCGCTCCAACACCTTAGAAAGGCAGCTGGTAAGCGAGATGGGCCGGTAGCTAGACGGAGATAGTTTGTCCTGTCCCGGTTTGTATAAGGGGATGACGTGGGATTTACGCCATGCTAGCGGGAAAGTTTTTTTCCTCAAACACTCTATTGTAGAGCGCTAAGAGGGCCCCCTTACCCTCTGAGGGTAAATGTCTAAGCATGGCATAGTGCACGTCATCCGGACCAGGAGCAGAGTTGGAAGTACATGACAGTGCGGAGTCCAACTCCTGCAtcgaaaaacttatatttaagggACATGGATTTGGATTGTTGAGTAGTATGTCTGTTTGATCAGAATATTGCTTATATCTGAAAAACTCAGGACAGTAAGACGAACTTTTTGAAACCTCCGATATGGAGGAGGCCAATAGGTTGACAACATCCCGGGGATCAGTCACAACGTCTCCGCCCGACTTGAGTTCCAAAATTGGCAAAGGTTGGGGTTTGCCGCATACCGACCTTAACCTTCTCCATACTTCGGCCTTAGGAGTTGTTCGAGATATTGTGGTCACGAAATTTTGCCATGAGGTTCTTCGGGAATTTCTGAAGACTCGTCGCGTTTTTGCCCTATGGAACCGGTAGCTTTCAAGATTTTCTTGGGTTGGGCGTTTGTTAAATCTTCGCAGATGCTCTCGAACATTCCTCTGTCCACCAAGGAACATTTTTTCGTCTTGGTTCGGGTGATGTCTTTGGAATGCTATCCTGAGCTGAGTTTGTAAAAAGTTCTACtacagtatttatgtccaatggGGTATTTATATCtagtaatgtaaattgtttttggaatttatccCAGTCACCTTTGTCGAGGATCCATTTTGGTCTTCTAGTGATATTCAACGAAGAATCAGGTATTTTGATCTGAATTGGGAAGTGATCACTCCCGAATGTATCGGAGAGGACCTCCCAATCGAATCTATGAGCAAGTTCTGGACTGCATATAGATAAATCTATAGCAGACCGACCTCCCGTCCTAGGACACAGGTAAGTTGGGGATCCGTCATTAAGGACAAAGATATTGTGATCTCCGAGGACTCTTGCGACCAAGTTTCCCCTTGGTGTGGAATGGTCTGACCCCCAACTGGAATGGTGGGCATTGAAGTCGCCTAGGAGAAGAAAAGGCTTTGGTAACTGGCCGATCAGTGCCTCGAGATCACCTTGACAGAGGGTGACTGGGATTGGTGGAGAGTAGACGGTACATATaccagggtgttctgaaaaaaaaggtgtggcccataagtcagggcgtgattc encodes the following:
- the LOC124372375 gene encoding zinc finger BED domain-containing protein 4-like gives rise to the protein MNRKQKTSYLWSYFTTTDPVSKIARCDLCGQLASFKTTVSNLRKHLERKHTTVALPPPGGKHLPVSNVVEPLAVPSLASTLNRTTSNTNIAMQNVNSDNIATNSSMCNIVPNNQPSIRSFIPQQKKISETQKKKLDKLLLNVFVQDYQPFSVVEDEGFKKFVNGLNPNYVLPNRKTISSSMIPAEYEMCLNAVRQEMLTVSNVTLTTDTWTSSNTESYMALTSHHISNDFELKSILLECSVIRSSHTSVNLAVEIDKIVKKFHLEGKIMIIVSDNASNIVGAITNELKLKHFGCFAHTINLILQDALKVCQSLTDRIKAIWLLINKEIPVLTEDEWKTCSELVMVLEPFEEVTRNISGENYLTASQVIGFINGLVSVCNKMRKETLSEVSKRVVDELLKGLKTRFSNIENSKTIALATLLDPRFKLAVFSDEKSAGSIKTYCTELMSAIWSKKTSTSVTSVSGSQEKDDGNQPLTKQAKFSIWADLDKMIASKKPSGSKTSAAIVEMNRYLDEECIGRSENPLLWWKQNEVFYPLLSQVVKKTFLCSGNIGPLPVLPANLPSTMAKVSVTAAAVNYPVVKKDSDYLLSLKECVTYGCLKGNHEVQRRSSLAKAALLSRKEIVLFEEPD